The nucleotide sequence GCCGAAGCCATCCAGGCGCTGGGGGGACGCTGCTTCGTGAAGTCCAGCGAGGGCGGCTACGACGGACGCGGGCAGGTAGAGGTGACCTCTGCGGACGAGGCCGCCCAGGCGTGGCGCGAGCTGGGTGAGCGCTCCGTGGTGGTGGAGGCCGCGCTGGCGCTCCAGTCCGAGCTGTCCGTGCTGGTGGCCCGCAGCCCCCATGGAGAAGTGGCGGTGTATCCGCCAGCCTTCAATCACCACGAGGAGCGCATCCTCGCGTGGTCGCTGCTGCCGGGACCGCTGCCGCCCGCGGTGCTGAACAAGGCCACGGAGCTGGCACGCGGCATCACCGAGTCGCTCCAGGTCGAAGGCCTGCTCGTCATCGAGCTGTTCCTGCTGAAGGACGGCAGCGTGCTCGTCAACGAGCTGGCGCCGCGCCCGCACAACAGCTTCCACTCCACCGAGGTGGCGTGCCTCACCTCGCAGTTCGAGCAGGCGGTGCGCGCGGTGTGCAACCTGCCGCTGGGCTCCGTGGAGGTGGTGCGTCCAGCGGCCATCGTCAACCTGCTGGGCGACTTGTGGCTGAAGGACGGCGGCCCTCGCTTCCAGGAGGTGCTGGCCATGCCCGGCGTCCGCCTGCACCTGTACGGCAAGCGGGAGGCGCGCAAGGGCCGGAAGATGGGGCACCTGTCCGCGGTGGGCAGCTCGCCCGAGGACGCGCTCGCCCGCGTGCAGGCCGCCGCCACCGCACTGGGGATGTGAAGCCGTGAAGACGAACAGCGCCCGGCTCCTGGACTCGCTCGGCGTGAAGTACGCGCTGCGCGACTACGACGTGGACCTGGAGGATTTGTCCGCGGAGTCGGTGGCGGCCAAGGTGGGCATGCCCGCCGAGCAGGTCTTCAAGACGCTGGTGGCGCGCGGCGACCGCACCGGCGTGTTGATGGCGGTGGTGCCCGGCAACGCGGAGCTGGACCTGAAGGCGCTGGCCCGGCTCAGCGGAGACCGCAAGGTGGACACCGTGCCGCTCAAGGAGCTCCAGCCGCTCACCGGATTCATCCGGGGCGGCTGCACGGCCATCGGCGGCAAGAAGGACTATCCCGTGTACGTCGACGAGACGATGGAGCTGTTCGACGCCATCGCCGTGTCCGCGGGCGTGCGTGGCACGCAGCTCGTGCTCGCTCCCGCGGACTACCTGCGCGTGACGAAGGCGAAGACGGGCCCCATCTCCCGCGACAAGGCCTGAGCCCGGCTCACGGTGATTCGCCCGGTGCCTGCCCCTGCGCGGGAACGAAGAGCACCTTGCCGGACGTCATGTCCGCGGAGGCGATACGCACCGCCTCGCCCGCTGACTCCAGCGGGAGCCGGGCGCGCACGGGCGTCTCCAGC is from Myxococcus virescens and encodes:
- the purK gene encoding 5-(carboxyamino)imidazole ribonucleotide synthase, whose translation is MSPRVVLPGGTIGMLGGGQLGRMMALAARTLGFQVQALDPDADCPAHSVVDRCVTASFGDTAAAETLARACDTVTLEIEKIPLPTLEAVARHTPMRPGADVLRVIQHRGRQKGWLAKGGFPLGPWREAHSAAELAEAIQALGGRCFVKSSEGGYDGRGQVEVTSADEAAQAWRELGERSVVVEAALALQSELSVLVARSPHGEVAVYPPAFNHHEERILAWSLLPGPLPPAVLNKATELARGITESLQVEGLLVIELFLLKDGSVLVNELAPRPHNSFHSTEVACLTSQFEQAVRAVCNLPLGSVEVVRPAAIVNLLGDLWLKDGGPRFQEVLAMPGVRLHLYGKREARKGRKMGHLSAVGSSPEDALARVQAAATALGM
- the ybaK gene encoding Cys-tRNA(Pro) deacylase, coding for MKTNSARLLDSLGVKYALRDYDVDLEDLSAESVAAKVGMPAEQVFKTLVARGDRTGVLMAVVPGNAELDLKALARLSGDRKVDTVPLKELQPLTGFIRGGCTAIGGKKDYPVYVDETMELFDAIAVSAGVRGTQLVLAPADYLRVTKAKTGPISRDKA